Proteins encoded within one genomic window of Lycium ferocissimum isolate CSIRO_LF1 unplaced genomic scaffold, AGI_CSIRO_Lferr_CH_V1 ctg11, whole genome shotgun sequence:
- the LOC132041629 gene encoding UDP-glycosyltransferase TURAN isoform X2: MSGENETGIRASGRAAVVVLGDIGRSPRMQYHALSLARQAHLEVDIVAYGGSDPHSAVKEHKSIHIHEMTQWPSNPKSLPKILRPLLLIFKPLVQFVMLLWYLCVKIPAPDVFIVQNPPSVPTLVAVKLASWIRRSAFVIDWHNFGYTLLALSLGRNSRFVALYHWIEKQFGKMANGSLCVTRAMQHELAQNWGISATVLYDQPPEFFRPASLEEKHKLFCGIDKSLRTPYSLQDCLSNDDDNPNVTLFTTQTHTDISLKWNRPALIVSSTSWTPDEDFSILLEAALMYDRRVSALLNEDDLKREDVFWQEIKGGKQYPRLLFIITGKGPEKEKYEQKIAKLNLKRVAFRTMWLEPEDYPLLLGSADLGVCLHTSSSGLDLPMKVVDMFGCGLPVCAVSYSCINELVEVDKNGLLFSSSSELADQFMMLFKGFPGECDELKSLKQGVLASRSSVNWATEWEANAKPLISKVIFENSS; this comes from the exons ATGTCAG GTGAAAATGAAACTGGGATTCGGGCAAGTGGTAGGGCAGCAGTAGTGGTTCTAGGAGATATTGGACGTAGCCCTCGTATGCAATATCATGCTCTTTCCCTTGCTCGTCAG GCTCATCTAGAGGTCGACATTGTTGCATATGGAG GTTCGGACCCTCATTCTGCTGTAAAAGAGCATAAATCTATTCACATCCATGAAATG ACACAGTGGCCGTCAAACCCTAAAAGCTTGCCAAAGATACTCCGTCCTTTATTGCTCATATTTAAGCCATTGGTTCAGTTTGTTATGCTTCTATGGTATCTGTGTGTTAAAATTCCGGCACCTGATGTTTTCATAGTTCAG AATCCACCATCTGTTCCTACACTGGTTGCTGTAAAATTAGCCAGCTGGATTAGACGTTCTGCATTCGTTATAGATTGGCATAACTTCGGATATACTCTTCTAGCATTGTCTCTAGGGAGAAATAGTCGGTTTGTGGCTTTGTATCATTG GATCGAAAAGCAATTTGGGAAAATGGCAAATGGTTCCTTGTGCGTGACAAGGGCAATGCAACATGAATTGGCTCAAAACTGGGGAATTAG TGCCACTGTTCTATATGATCAGCCTCCTGAATTTTTTCGACCCGCTTCCCTCGAGGAGAAGCACAAG TTGTTTTGTGGGATTGATAAGAGTCTGAGAACGCCTTACAGCCTTCAAGACTGTCTTAGCAATG ACGATGACAATCCTAATGTAACTCTATTTACAACTCAGACGCACACAGATATTTCCTTGAAGTGGAACAGACCAGCACTCATTGTAAGCAGTACAAGCTG GACTCCAGACGAAGATTTTAGCATTCTCTTAGAAGCAGCACTAATGTATGATAGAAGGGTTTCTGCATTACTGAACGAGGATGACTTGAAGAGGGAGGATGTTTTCTGGCAGGAAATCAAGGGTGGGAAGCAATACCCTAggttattatttataattacaG GCAAAGGGcctgaaaaggaaaaatatgaacaGAAGATAGCAAAACTCAACCTTAAACGTGTAGCATTTCGTACTATGTGGTTGGAGCCAGAGGATTACCCATTGCTTCTTG GATCAGCAGATCTTGGTGTTTGCTTGCATACTTCCTCTTCAGGGTTGGATCTTCCAATGAAG GTTGTGGATATGTTTGGCTGTGGATTACCGGTCTGTGCTGTTTCCTACTCTTG CATCAACGAGCTGGTCGAAGTTGACAAGAATGGCCTACTCTTCTCTTCATCATCGGAACTGGCAGATCAATTTATG ATGCTGTTTAAGGGCTTCCCAGGTGAATGTGATGAGTTGAAGTCGCTGAAACAAGGAGTATTGGCAAGCAGATCTTCTGTTAATTGGGCAACAGAGTGGGAAGCAAACGCTAAACCCTTAATATCCAAG GTTATTTTTGAGAACTCGAGCTGA
- the LOC132041629 gene encoding UDP-glycosyltransferase TURAN isoform X3, which translates to MTQWPSNPKSLPKILRPLLLIFKPLVQFVMLLWYLCVKIPAPDVFIVQNPPSVPTLVAVKLASWIRRSAFVIDWHNFGYTLLALSLGRNSRFVALYHWIEKQFGKMANGSLCVTRAMQHELAQNWGISATVLYDQPPEFFRPASLEEKHKLFCGIDKSLRTPYSLQDCLSNEVLTTDDDNPNVTLFTTQTHTDISLKWNRPALIVSSTSWTPDEDFSILLEAALMYDRRVSALLNEDDLKREDVFWQEIKGGKQYPRLLFIITGKGPEKEKYEQKIAKLNLKRVAFRTMWLEPEDYPLLLGSADLGVCLHTSSSGLDLPMKVVDMFGCGLPVCAVSYSCINELVEVDKNGLLFSSSSELADQFMMLFKGFPGECDELKSLKQGVLASRSSVNWATEWEANAKPLISKVIFENSS; encoded by the exons ATG ACACAGTGGCCGTCAAACCCTAAAAGCTTGCCAAAGATACTCCGTCCTTTATTGCTCATATTTAAGCCATTGGTTCAGTTTGTTATGCTTCTATGGTATCTGTGTGTTAAAATTCCGGCACCTGATGTTTTCATAGTTCAG AATCCACCATCTGTTCCTACACTGGTTGCTGTAAAATTAGCCAGCTGGATTAGACGTTCTGCATTCGTTATAGATTGGCATAACTTCGGATATACTCTTCTAGCATTGTCTCTAGGGAGAAATAGTCGGTTTGTGGCTTTGTATCATTG GATCGAAAAGCAATTTGGGAAAATGGCAAATGGTTCCTTGTGCGTGACAAGGGCAATGCAACATGAATTGGCTCAAAACTGGGGAATTAG TGCCACTGTTCTATATGATCAGCCTCCTGAATTTTTTCGACCCGCTTCCCTCGAGGAGAAGCACAAG TTGTTTTGTGGGATTGATAAGAGTCTGAGAACGCCTTACAGCCTTCAAGACTGTCTTAGCAATG AGGTTCTAACAACAGACGATGACAATCCTAATGTAACTCTATTTACAACTCAGACGCACACAGATATTTCCTTGAAGTGGAACAGACCAGCACTCATTGTAAGCAGTACAAGCTG GACTCCAGACGAAGATTTTAGCATTCTCTTAGAAGCAGCACTAATGTATGATAGAAGGGTTTCTGCATTACTGAACGAGGATGACTTGAAGAGGGAGGATGTTTTCTGGCAGGAAATCAAGGGTGGGAAGCAATACCCTAggttattatttataattacaG GCAAAGGGcctgaaaaggaaaaatatgaacaGAAGATAGCAAAACTCAACCTTAAACGTGTAGCATTTCGTACTATGTGGTTGGAGCCAGAGGATTACCCATTGCTTCTTG GATCAGCAGATCTTGGTGTTTGCTTGCATACTTCCTCTTCAGGGTTGGATCTTCCAATGAAG GTTGTGGATATGTTTGGCTGTGGATTACCGGTCTGTGCTGTTTCCTACTCTTG CATCAACGAGCTGGTCGAAGTTGACAAGAATGGCCTACTCTTCTCTTCATCATCGGAACTGGCAGATCAATTTATG ATGCTGTTTAAGGGCTTCCCAGGTGAATGTGATGAGTTGAAGTCGCTGAAACAAGGAGTATTGGCAAGCAGATCTTCTGTTAATTGGGCAACAGAGTGGGAAGCAAACGCTAAACCCTTAATATCCAAG GTTATTTTTGAGAACTCGAGCTGA
- the LOC132041629 gene encoding UDP-glycosyltransferase TURAN isoform X1 → MSGENETGIRASGRAAVVVLGDIGRSPRMQYHALSLARQAHLEVDIVAYGGSDPHSAVKEHKSIHIHEMTQWPSNPKSLPKILRPLLLIFKPLVQFVMLLWYLCVKIPAPDVFIVQNPPSVPTLVAVKLASWIRRSAFVIDWHNFGYTLLALSLGRNSRFVALYHWIEKQFGKMANGSLCVTRAMQHELAQNWGISATVLYDQPPEFFRPASLEEKHKLFCGIDKSLRTPYSLQDCLSNEVLTTDDDNPNVTLFTTQTHTDISLKWNRPALIVSSTSWTPDEDFSILLEAALMYDRRVSALLNEDDLKREDVFWQEIKGGKQYPRLLFIITGKGPEKEKYEQKIAKLNLKRVAFRTMWLEPEDYPLLLGSADLGVCLHTSSSGLDLPMKVVDMFGCGLPVCAVSYSCINELVEVDKNGLLFSSSSELADQFMMLFKGFPGECDELKSLKQGVLASRSSVNWATEWEANAKPLISKVIFENSS, encoded by the exons ATGTCAG GTGAAAATGAAACTGGGATTCGGGCAAGTGGTAGGGCAGCAGTAGTGGTTCTAGGAGATATTGGACGTAGCCCTCGTATGCAATATCATGCTCTTTCCCTTGCTCGTCAG GCTCATCTAGAGGTCGACATTGTTGCATATGGAG GTTCGGACCCTCATTCTGCTGTAAAAGAGCATAAATCTATTCACATCCATGAAATG ACACAGTGGCCGTCAAACCCTAAAAGCTTGCCAAAGATACTCCGTCCTTTATTGCTCATATTTAAGCCATTGGTTCAGTTTGTTATGCTTCTATGGTATCTGTGTGTTAAAATTCCGGCACCTGATGTTTTCATAGTTCAG AATCCACCATCTGTTCCTACACTGGTTGCTGTAAAATTAGCCAGCTGGATTAGACGTTCTGCATTCGTTATAGATTGGCATAACTTCGGATATACTCTTCTAGCATTGTCTCTAGGGAGAAATAGTCGGTTTGTGGCTTTGTATCATTG GATCGAAAAGCAATTTGGGAAAATGGCAAATGGTTCCTTGTGCGTGACAAGGGCAATGCAACATGAATTGGCTCAAAACTGGGGAATTAG TGCCACTGTTCTATATGATCAGCCTCCTGAATTTTTTCGACCCGCTTCCCTCGAGGAGAAGCACAAG TTGTTTTGTGGGATTGATAAGAGTCTGAGAACGCCTTACAGCCTTCAAGACTGTCTTAGCAATG AGGTTCTAACAACAGACGATGACAATCCTAATGTAACTCTATTTACAACTCAGACGCACACAGATATTTCCTTGAAGTGGAACAGACCAGCACTCATTGTAAGCAGTACAAGCTG GACTCCAGACGAAGATTTTAGCATTCTCTTAGAAGCAGCACTAATGTATGATAGAAGGGTTTCTGCATTACTGAACGAGGATGACTTGAAGAGGGAGGATGTTTTCTGGCAGGAAATCAAGGGTGGGAAGCAATACCCTAggttattatttataattacaG GCAAAGGGcctgaaaaggaaaaatatgaacaGAAGATAGCAAAACTCAACCTTAAACGTGTAGCATTTCGTACTATGTGGTTGGAGCCAGAGGATTACCCATTGCTTCTTG GATCAGCAGATCTTGGTGTTTGCTTGCATACTTCCTCTTCAGGGTTGGATCTTCCAATGAAG GTTGTGGATATGTTTGGCTGTGGATTACCGGTCTGTGCTGTTTCCTACTCTTG CATCAACGAGCTGGTCGAAGTTGACAAGAATGGCCTACTCTTCTCTTCATCATCGGAACTGGCAGATCAATTTATG ATGCTGTTTAAGGGCTTCCCAGGTGAATGTGATGAGTTGAAGTCGCTGAAACAAGGAGTATTGGCAAGCAGATCTTCTGTTAATTGGGCAACAGAGTGGGAAGCAAACGCTAAACCCTTAATATCCAAG GTTATTTTTGAGAACTCGAGCTGA